Genomic segment of Streptomyces sp. NA02950:
GTACCTACTAGTATGTACAGTCGACCGCGATGGCCGCGATCGGCAACCGACGAGATCGGCGACCGACGAGATCGGCGACCGACGAAGGAGAACCCCGCCATGCCCCTGGTCCGTATCGACGCGTTGAGGGCCGACAGCGAGCGGCTGGACGCGCTCGGCCGCGCCGTGCACGACGCCCTCGTGGAGACGATCGGCTTTCCGCCCGACGACCGGTTCCAGATCCTCACCGGTCACGACGGCGCCAGCGGCGCCCTGCGCTACGACGACTACCTCGGGGTGCACCGCGACGACGGCATCGTGTTCGTCGCGATCACGATGCGCGCCGGGCGCCCGTCCGAGCGGAAGCGGGCGCTGTACCGGCGGATCGCCGAACTGGCCGAGGAGTACGCCGGGACCGAGCCGCGCAATGTGTTCATCACGATCACCGAGAACGAGTCGATCGACTGGTCCTTCGGCCACGGGATCGCGCAGTACGCCGTCCCCCCGGAGGGGACCGGCGAGACGGCGGTGGCGGATGGCGCGTCCTAACGCCGCCGCAGCGCCCCGCGGACGAAGGCCGCCTGTCCCGCGTGTTGGAGATCGTCGGCGATGACGCTGACCAGCCGGACGCCGAGGGTCACCGCCGGGGTCCACGCCTCGTCCACGATCCGGTCGAGGTCGGTGTCCCGGAGCCCCCGGACGTACGCGAGCGTGTTCTCGTGCACGGCGTCGTAGTACCCGGTGAGCAGCTCGGCGTCCGCCCGGACCGCCGCCACGTCCTTGCCGCGGTGGCCGTAGCCGGTGGCCGCCGGGGGGAACGGCAGCCCGAACCGGTCGTACCAGCCGTCCGTCGTCCAGAGCTGCTCGGTGCCCGCGGCGTCGCCGACATGGTCGTCCTGAATACGGGTCAGATGCCAGACCAGCCAGGCGATGGAATTGGCCCCGGCGTCGAGCCGTACGGCCAGTTCGTCCTCGCTGAGACCGTCCACGGCCATGTGCACGGCCTCGGACACCCGGTCGAAGGCGTCGGCCAGCAGATCTGCGCTCCTCATACGCGGCTCCCTCGTCGCTCGTCCGTCGTCGGCCGGTCCGCCGCCCGGCCGGTCCGCCACTCGGCCTTTCGGTCGGTCCGCCACTCGGCTTGCGTACCATCGTTGCACCCGGGGGCGGCGGAGCCACGGGCTCAGACCGGTGGCACGAGGGTGAAATACCGGTCGAGCACCGCACGGTCGCCGGTCACCGACGCGAGCCGGTCCGCGGGGACGCGCTGCCAGAGGAAGAGCATCAGATCCGAGGCCGTACCGGTCAGCTCGACATCGCACGGCTCGTCCGGGGCGCCGGGCGCGGTGTGCTCGGTGAGCCGGACGGCGTCGCCCTCGAAGCGGACCGACCACACCTCGGGACCGTCGGTGCGGCGGAACCGGAAGTGTTCGCCCGCGCCGGGCGGGGCCTGCTTCCAGACACGCCGGGCCGGTGCCATCACCTCGAAGGTGTGGGGGACCGCGTAGGCCGCGAGTTCGGCCGCCATCGGCCGGGGCGGTACGGAGGCGGCGAGCTCGGCGTCCCAGCGGTGCAGGGCCGCCTCGATGCTCTGAATCCGCAGCCAGAATCCGGCGGACCGCTCCGTGGACCAGGTCCACACCCGCTCGTCCGGATCGACGCTCCGGAACAGGGCGTCCAGCGCGGCGGCCCCGTCGGCGAACCAGTCGACGAGGCTCCCCGGAACCGGCCCGAGATGCGGTCCGCCCTCGGGCGCGGGCCAGCCCTCGCGGTCCTCCGGCGGCTGGAACAGGCTGATGTCCGTGGTGTCCGGCGGCTCCGCGAGCCGTTCCCGTACGGTGTGGGCGACATAGCGGTGCACGGCGCCCAGGTGGAACACCAGATCGGACATCGACCAGTCGGGGCAGGAGGGGACCAGTGGTGCGTCGCCGCCATCGGCGGCCTGGCGGGCGACGGCCTCGAACGCCGTGATCTCTCGGTGGAAATGCGCGGTGAAGTCCATACGTGACACTCTTCCCGCCACGGTTCCGCCGTGCGCCACGCGTTCGCCCGCAGCGGAGCTTCTCGGCCGAGAGCCGAACGCCGCCCGCACGTGCGCACAGGCGCTCGGTGGCCCGCTCGGTGAGCGTGAAGTCCGCCACCATCCGCTCCTCCGGAACGCCCAGCAGGGCCAGTACGCGGCATCCTGAGGTGATCTCTACGTGATGGCGGGGTGCTGAGGGACCGTCAGATGGTGACCACCTCGACCGGCAGATGTTTGATGCCGTTGACGAAGTTGGAGCGCACCCGGGGTACTTCGCCGGTCAGCCGGATGTCGGCGATCCGCGGGATCAGCTCCTCGAACATGATCCGCATTTCGGTGCGGGCCAGCAGATTGCCCAGGCACAGATGGGGGCTGCCCTTGCCGAAGGTGACGTGGTCGTTGGAGCGCCGGGTGACGTCGAAGGCGTACGGGTCGGGGAAGACGGCCTCGTCGCGGTTGCCCGAGGCGTACCACATGACGACCTTGTCGCCCTCCTTGATGTGCCTGCCGCCCAGTTCGACATCGCGGGTCGCGGTGCGGCGGAAGTGGTAGACCGGCGACGCCCAGCGCAGGAACTCCTCCACGGCGCCCGGGATCAGGGAGGGGTCCCGGCGCAGCAGATCGAGCTGGCCCGGGTTCTGGATCAGCGCGAGCATGGAGTGCGAGATGGCGTGCCGGGTGGTCTCGTTGCCCGCGACGACCAGCAGCAGGAAGTAGTTGTCGAAGTCCTGCCCGGAGAGCGGCACCCCGTCCCGTGGGGTCTCGTTGACCAGCCGGGACACCAGGTCGGTGCCGTCACCGCCGCGCCGCTGACGCGCCAGTTCCCGACCGTAGGCGAACACTTCGAGGGAGGCGGGGGAGCGGAACGGCAGATCGCGGTAGTTCTCGCTCTCCGCGCTGTCGAGCAGCACATCGGCGTAGTCGGGGTCGGTGTTGCCGATGATGCGGTTGCCCCAGTCGATCAGCTGCTGGGTGTCGTCCTCGGGGACGTCGAGGAGGCGGGCGAGTACATTGATGGGGAAATCCGCGGACACCTCCTGGACGAAGTCGAAGCGGCCCTGGGCGAGGGCGGTGTCGAGGGTCTTCGCGGTCAGTCCGCGCAGGAAGTCGGTGTAGGTGTTGATGACCCCGGCGCCGAACTGGCGCTGGAGCAGCCGGCGCAGCGCCTGGTGGCGCAGTCCGTCCAGTTCGAGGATGGAGGCGCGGCGGGCGATCTGGTCCTCGTCCACTTCCTCCAGGTTGACGAACTTGGTCGAGGTGAACGTCTCGGGGTCGCGGTCGACCCGGACGATGTCCTCGTGCCGGGTCACGGCCCAGAACCCGTGGTGGGGCGCGGCCTCGGGCTGCCAGTGGACGGGGTCCTGATGGCGCAGGGTGTGGAACATCCGCCAGGGAGTGGTCCCGTCGCGGAACCTGTCGAGGTCGGTCAGGTCCACCTCGTCGAGGGGGAGGGGTTCGGGCACCCCGGTGCGGGCGGTGGCGGGGGAGGTCACGTTGGCTCCTTCGAAGGCGGGGGCGTCAGGCGGGGGTCATCGGCCGTCACAGGTGGTAGGCGTACTCGGTGAACTCCCAGTCGGTGACGTGGCGTTCGAAGCGCTGGACCTCATCGCGTTTGTAGGAGAGGAAGGACGAGGTGAAGTCCTTGCCGAGGACACCGGCCAGGGCCTCGTCGGCTTCCAGCGCGTCCAGGGCGGCCGCCAGGGACCGCGGAAGGAGCCGGGACTTCTCGGGGTCGTAGCCGTAGCCCTCGAGCGGGGCGGGCGGCTCCGTACCCTCCTGGACACCGAGCAGCGCGGCGCCGCACACGGCAGCGATGGCGAGGTAGGGATTGGCGCCCGCGTCGCCGAGGCGCAGTTCGAGACGGGTGCCCGCGCCGCGCTCGGGCGGTATGCGCACCATGGCGCTGCGGTTGTCCAGGCCCCAGTCGATCAGCCAGGGGGCGAGGGTGTCGGGGCCGAACCGCTTGTAGGAGTTGACGGTCGGGTTGAGCAGCGCGGCCAGTGCCGGGGCGTGGGCGAGAATGCCCGCGACGGCGTGGCGCGCGGAGTCGGAGAGCCCGAAGGGGGCGACGGGGTCCGCGAAGGCGTTGTGGCCCTCGGGGGTGTCGCAGGACAGATGGAGATGGAAGCCGGAGCCGCCCGCGTCATTGCGGGGCTTGGCCATGAAGGTGGCCAACTTGCCCTCTTTTCGGGCGAGTTCCTTGACCGCGGACTTGAAGCGGAAGGCGCGGTCGGCGGCGTCCAGACCGGCGGAGTGGGTCAGATTGATCTCGTACTGCCCGCCGTCGAACTCATGGTTGCCGGTGACCACGCCGATGCCCAGGTCGCGCAGCATCCGCAGGGTGCGCAACAGATGGTTGTCCGGGTCGGCGCGCAGCCCCGCGGTGTACACGGCACCGGGGACCTCCGAGTGGCGGCGCCAGCCCGAGGGGGCGGCCGGGTCCGGTTCGAGCAGGAAGTACTCCAGCTCGGGGCCGATGACCGGGTGCAGTCCGGCGTCCGCGCAGCGGGCGAGGACGGAGCGCAGCAGATCGCGCGGTGACTCGGGGGCCGGTGCGCCGGTGGCCGGATCGATGGTGTCGCCGAGGCACCACGCGACCCCGGGCTCCCAGGGCAGGGTGACCAGGGTCTCCGGATCGGGGGTGACGACCACATCGGGCAGCCCCGCGTCGAGGCCGCCGGAGACCGGGACCACATCCCCCTGCGGGCTGGTGTGGTAGACGGCGCGGCAGAAGGCCAGACCGTGTGCACAGGCGGCGGGAAGGTGTTCCAGCAGGACATCGCGGGACCGGTCGATCCCGATGAGATCGGGGAAGGACACCCGGACCACATCGATGCCCTCGGCGGCGAGCCGGTCCATGTGGTGGCGGACGTGCGCTGGGTCGTGGGCAGTCACCGATGCCTCCTCGGGCGGTTCGGATGCCTCAGGGCTTTCATTTGATGCCAAACGTTATGGAGGGAGGTCTCGCCCCGCAAGGGGGTCGGGCCACATATTTATCCATCTGGACAGGCATTGACCAGGGTCCGATGGCTGCATATCTTGTTTGAAGCCAAACGAGTCAAGGGATGCTTCTCGCACCCCTTGTGGCCGGGGCCCGGCCACCGTGCCGGGCCCCTTTCTCCCCGCACCCCCCGGACGCCCTCACCTCCAGGAGGAACCGGCCATGAAGGTCGTCGTCGACATGAACAAATGCCAGGACCACGGCCAGTGCGTCTTCGCCGCCCCCGACGTCTTCCAGCTCGACGACGCGGGACATCTGGTGTTCGTGAGCGAGCCGGACGAGGCGCTGCGCGCCGATGTCGAGGACGCGGCGGACGTCTGCCCGTTGCAGGCCATCCGGGTCGCGGACACCACCCCGTGACCGGCCGCATCGTCGTCGCCGGAGCCTCCATGGGGGGCTTGCGCGCCGCCGAACAGTTGCGCGCCGCGGGCTGGACCGGCGAGATCACGGTACTGGGCGACGAGCCCCATATGCCCTACAACCGGCCCCCGCTCTCCAAGGAGGCACTGGCCGGGGAGACCCCTTTCTCCTCCCTCGCCTTCACCCCGCGGGCGAGCACCGCCGATGTGACCTGGCGGCTGAACACCACCGTGACCGCCGCCCGGCTCATGGAGCGGATCGTCGAACTCGACGGCGGTGAGCGGCTCGGCTACGACGGGTTGGTGGTCGCCACCGGAACGCGCCCCCGGCGGCTGCGCTGCGCGGGCCCCTCCGGCCCCGGCAGCGGCCGCCACACCGTACGCACCCTCGCCGACGCCCACGGTCTGCGGGCCGCGCTGACCCGCCGCGGGGCGCGGGTGGTCGTGATCGGCGCCGGATTCATCGGCTGCGAGGTGGCCGCCACCGCGACCGGACTCGGTGTCGCGGAGGTGACCGTGGTCGCCCCCGAACCGCTCCCGATGCTCCGCCCGCTCGGCGCGCCACTCGCCCGCGAACTGCGCCGCCGCCACGAGCTGCGCGGGGTGCGCTTCGCGCTCGGCCGGGGTGTCACCCGCTTCCAGGGCGGGGAGCGGATCAGCGGTGTGGTGCTCGAGGACGGCTCGGTGCTGCCCGCCGATGTGGTGGTGGAGGCGGTCGGCTCGCTCCCCGCCACCACATGGCTGGAGGGCAACGGACTCGACCTGTCCGACGGGGTGCTGACCGACGCACTGCTGCGGGCGGTGGCACACGGCGACGCCGTACCCGAGGTGGTCGCGGTGGGCGATGTGGCCCGTTTCCCCAACGCCCGCTACGACACGGTGGCGCGCCGGGTCGAGCACTGGTCCATCCCCGGTGACACCGCCAAACGCGCCGCAAGGACCCTGGTCGCTGCCCTCACCGGGGCCGAGCCGGACCCCACCCCGTTCGCACCGCTGCCCACCTTCTGGAGCGACCAGCACGACTTCCGGCTCCAGTCCTTCGGCGCCCCCGGGTTCGGCACCGCCGACATCCGGATCCTCGACGGCGACCTGGCGGGCGATGTGGTGGCCGGCTACCACACCGCGGACGGGCGGCTGACCGGTGTGGTCGCCCTCGGGGGCCGGACCGCCGTCGCCGCAGCCGCCCGCTACCGCGCCCGGCTGCTCCAGCAGCCCGCCCTCACCGCCCCCACCCCCGCGACTGTCTGAGGAGCCACACCATGTCCGGCCCGCGCGGCTACTTCCACCCCAAGACGGCGACCGGAGCGTCGTCCCTCATCCCCTCGCCCCCCTGGCACTACTCCGGCGATCTGCTCACCGTCGAGTACCGCACCGACCCCGCGCGGGTACGGGAACTGCTGCCCGAACCACTGGAACTCGCCGAGGAGGACCCCGGCGCGGTCGCGCTGATCTGGGCCGACTGGCAGTCGTGCTCCGCCGGCAAGGAAGAGCTGCTGGACCCGGTGCGCGCCCAGTACAAGGAGGTGTTCGCGGTGGTCCGCTGCGCCTACCGCGGGCAGACGTACTCGCGCTGCGTCTACATCTGGGTCGACAAGGACTTCGCCATCGCCCGCGGACTGCACCAGGGCTACCCCAAGAAACTGGGCTCGGTCCATCTCACCCGCCCCCACCCCTACGGTCCGGCCCCCCGGATCGCCCCGGGCGCACGCTTCGGCGCCACCCTGGCCGCCGCGGACCGCCGGCTGGCCCAGACGGTGCTGACCCTGCGCGAACCCTCGGAGACCGGTGGCTTCGTCAATGGCCACCCCATGGCCCACCACCGCTGGCTCCCCTCCATCGAGAAGGGCAAGGGCCTGGCCCTGGACGAGCTGATCGCCTCCGGCGCCGCCGAGTTCGAGGCCGGGCAGGCATGGACGGGCGACGCCGAGCTGGAGCTGTTCGAGGCGCCCACCGAGGAACTGGCGCGGCTGGAGATCCGCGAACCGATCGCCGCGTACTACCGGCAGGTCGGCGTCGTCTGGGACGGTGGCCACCTGCTGGAGTCCAACACCTCCGGCTCCTCCTAGGGCCGTGTCAGCCAAGGTTCGCCCCGCTCGCCGCCCCGGCACACGCTCGCTGCGTTGGCCCAAAGCCCGAGCAGGCCCCCTACGAGGGCTTCTGCCGCCTTGCGATCGCACGCGCCAGGACGCCTCGCCACCGGGCGAACCCTGACGGACGCGGCACTGGACACCCTCACCGGGGCCGCCCCCCACCCCACGGCCCCCAGCCCCTCGACCGCCGTCGGCTCGAGCCGGGCGACCCGACCCCTCGTCACATGGAGCGCAGGATGACCCACCGGACCACCGTCGCCGGAATCCCCGTCGACACCCGGCACTGGATCGGCGGCCGGCGTGTCGCCTCCCCGGACACCTTCACCGATGTCTCACCGATCGACGGCACCCCCCTCGCCGAAATCGCCCGCGGCGGCGCCGCCGAGGCGGAGGCAGCCGTGGCCGCCGCCCGTGACGCCTTCCCCGGCTGGGCCGCGACCCCGCACACCGAGCGGGCCCGGCTGCTGCACGCCATCGCCGACGGTGTCGAGAAGCGGCTCGAGGACCTCGCGGCCGTCGAAACCGCCGACAACGGCGCACTGCTGCGCTCCCACCGCCGCGGTGTGATGCCCCGCGTCGCCCACAACTTCCGCTTCTTCGCCGACTGGCTGCTCAAACTGGACAGCGAGCACGAGGACTTCACCACCCGCGGCCACACCAATCACATCACCTGGGACCCGGCCGGGCCCTGCGCCCTCATCACCCCGTGGAACGCGCCGCTGATGCTGGCCACCTGGAAGGTGGCCCCGGCCCTCGCCGCCGGGAACACCGTCGTCCTCAAACCCGCCGAGTGGTCCCCGCTGACCGCGTCCCTGCTCGCCGACATCGCCGCCGAGGCCGGTCTGCCGCCCGGGGTGCTCAACGTCCTCCAGGGCTACGGCGCCGAGGCGGGCGACGCCCTGGTGTCCCACCCCGGGGTCCGCCGGATCAGCTTCACCGGCTCGGTGCCGACCGCCGGGCGGATCGCCCGGGCCGCCGCCGCCCATCTCACCCCGCTCAGCCTGGAACTCGGCGGGAAGTCGCCGCTGCTGGTGTTCGCCGACGCCGATCTCGACCTGGCCGTGGACCTGGCGGTGGAGCAGTACGACAACGCCGGGCAGGTGTGTCTGGCCGCCACCCGGCTGCTTGTCGAGTCCTCCGTGGCCGAGGAGTTCACCCGGCGCTTCACCGCGAAGGCCGCCACCCTGGTCCAGGGCGACCCACGCGACGAGGCCACCGACATCGGCCCCACCATCCACGCCC
This window contains:
- a CDS encoding cytochrome P450, producing MTSPATARTGVPEPLPLDEVDLTDLDRFRDGTTPWRMFHTLRHQDPVHWQPEAAPHHGFWAVTRHEDIVRVDRDPETFTSTKFVNLEEVDEDQIARRASILELDGLRHQALRRLLQRQFGAGVINTYTDFLRGLTAKTLDTALAQGRFDFVQEVSADFPINVLARLLDVPEDDTQQLIDWGNRIIGNTDPDYADVLLDSAESENYRDLPFRSPASLEVFAYGRELARQRRGGDGTDLVSRLVNETPRDGVPLSGQDFDNYFLLLVVAGNETTRHAISHSMLALIQNPGQLDLLRRDPSLIPGAVEEFLRWASPVYHFRRTATRDVELGGRHIKEGDKVVMWYASGNRDEAVFPDPYAFDVTRRSNDHVTFGKGSPHLCLGNLLARTEMRIMFEELIPRIADIRLTGEVPRVRSNFVNGIKHLPVEVVTI
- a CDS encoding tautomerase family protein; its protein translation is MPLVRIDALRADSERLDALGRAVHDALVETIGFPPDDRFQILTGHDGASGALRYDDYLGVHRDDGIVFVAITMRAGRPSERKRALYRRIAELAEEYAGTEPRNVFITITENESIDWSFGHGIAQYAVPPEGTGETAVADGAS
- a CDS encoding ferredoxin yields the protein MKVVVDMNKCQDHGQCVFAAPDVFQLDDAGHLVFVSEPDEALRADVEDAADVCPLQAIRVADTTP
- a CDS encoding glutamine synthetase family protein translates to MTAHDPAHVRHHMDRLAAEGIDVVRVSFPDLIGIDRSRDVLLEHLPAACAHGLAFCRAVYHTSPQGDVVPVSGGLDAGLPDVVVTPDPETLVTLPWEPGVAWCLGDTIDPATGAPAPESPRDLLRSVLARCADAGLHPVIGPELEYFLLEPDPAAPSGWRRHSEVPGAVYTAGLRADPDNHLLRTLRMLRDLGIGVVTGNHEFDGGQYEINLTHSAGLDAADRAFRFKSAVKELARKEGKLATFMAKPRNDAGGSGFHLHLSCDTPEGHNAFADPVAPFGLSDSARHAVAGILAHAPALAALLNPTVNSYKRFGPDTLAPWLIDWGLDNRSAMVRIPPERGAGTRLELRLGDAGANPYLAIAAVCGAALLGVQEGTEPPAPLEGYGYDPEKSRLLPRSLAAALDALEADEALAGVLGKDFTSSFLSYKRDEVQRFERHVTDWEFTEYAYHL
- a CDS encoding NAD(P)/FAD-dependent oxidoreductase, which translates into the protein MTGRIVVAGASMGGLRAAEQLRAAGWTGEITVLGDEPHMPYNRPPLSKEALAGETPFSSLAFTPRASTADVTWRLNTTVTAARLMERIVELDGGERLGYDGLVVATGTRPRRLRCAGPSGPGSGRHTVRTLADAHGLRAALTRRGARVVVIGAGFIGCEVAATATGLGVAEVTVVAPEPLPMLRPLGAPLARELRRRHELRGVRFALGRGVTRFQGGERISGVVLEDGSVLPADVVVEAVGSLPATTWLEGNGLDLSDGVLTDALLRAVAHGDAVPEVVAVGDVARFPNARYDTVARRVEHWSIPGDTAKRAARTLVAALTGAEPDPTPFAPLPTFWSDQHDFRLQSFGAPGFGTADIRILDGDLAGDVVAGYHTADGRLTGVVALGGRTAVAAAARYRARLLQQPALTAPTPATV
- a CDS encoding DUF664 domain-containing protein, translating into MRSADLLADAFDRVSEAVHMAVDGLSEDELAVRLDAGANSIAWLVWHLTRIQDDHVGDAAGTEQLWTTDGWYDRFGLPFPPAATGYGHRGKDVAAVRADAELLTGYYDAVHENTLAYVRGLRDTDLDRIVDEAWTPAVTLGVRLVSVIADDLQHAGQAAFVRGALRRR
- a CDS encoding acetoacetate decarboxylase family protein, with product MSGPRGYFHPKTATGASSLIPSPPWHYSGDLLTVEYRTDPARVRELLPEPLELAEEDPGAVALIWADWQSCSAGKEELLDPVRAQYKEVFAVVRCAYRGQTYSRCVYIWVDKDFAIARGLHQGYPKKLGSVHLTRPHPYGPAPRIAPGARFGATLAAADRRLAQTVLTLREPSETGGFVNGHPMAHHRWLPSIEKGKGLALDELIASGAAEFEAGQAWTGDAELELFEAPTEELARLEIREPIAAYYRQVGVVWDGGHLLESNTSGSS
- a CDS encoding aldehyde dehydrogenase; translation: MTHRTTVAGIPVDTRHWIGGRRVASPDTFTDVSPIDGTPLAEIARGGAAEAEAAVAAARDAFPGWAATPHTERARLLHAIADGVEKRLEDLAAVETADNGALLRSHRRGVMPRVAHNFRFFADWLLKLDSEHEDFTTRGHTNHITWDPAGPCALITPWNAPLMLATWKVAPALAAGNTVVLKPAEWSPLTASLLADIAAEAGLPPGVLNVLQGYGAEAGDALVSHPGVRRISFTGSVPTAGRIARAAAAHLTPLSLELGGKSPLLVFADADLDLAVDLAVEQYDNAGQVCLAATRLLVESSVAEEFTRRFTAKAATLVQGDPRDEATDIGPTIHARQLEKIDGFVRRALDAGARAVVGGGPRTGLDGLYYRPTLLTDVAQDSEIVQEEVFGPVLTLQTFDTEEEAVTLANDTRFGLAATLATGDRARAERVADRLVAGTVWVNCFFVRDLQAPFGGSRSSGIGREGGTWSFDFYCDLKNTVTAPKGWQSHG
- a CDS encoding maleylpyruvate isomerase family mycothiol-dependent enzyme, with the protein product MDFTAHFHREITAFEAVARQAADGGDAPLVPSCPDWSMSDLVFHLGAVHRYVAHTVRERLAEPPDTTDISLFQPPEDREGWPAPEGGPHLGPVPGSLVDWFADGAAALDALFRSVDPDERVWTWSTERSAGFWLRIQSIEAALHRWDAELAASVPPRPMAAELAAYAVPHTFEVMAPARRVWKQAPPGAGEHFRFRRTDGPEVWSVRFEGDAVRLTEHTAPGAPDEPCDVELTGTASDLMLFLWQRVPADRLASVTGDRAVLDRYFTLVPPV